A single region of the Caretta caretta isolate rCarCar2 chromosome 25, rCarCar1.hap1, whole genome shotgun sequence genome encodes:
- the CTXN1 gene encoding cortexin-1 — MNDASTLDYELLSPSLVEPPATGLGMDAEQKTVFAFVIFLLVFLVMLMVRCFRILLDPYSRMPASSWTDHKEGLERGQFDYALV, encoded by the coding sequence ATGAATGATGCGTCAACGCTGGATTATGAACTGCTGTCCCCCTCCCTGGTGGAGCCCCCCGCCACCGGCCTGGGCATGGACGCCGAGCAGAAGACGGTCTTTGCCTTCGTCATCTTCCTCCTGGTCTTCTTGGTGATGCTTATGGTGCGCTGCTTCCGCATCCTGCTGGACCCCTACAGCCGCATGCCCGCCTCTTCCTGGACTGACCACAAGGAGGGGCTGGAGCGGGGCCAGTTCGACTACGCGCTGGTGTag